One genomic window of Mus pahari chromosome 23, PAHARI_EIJ_v1.1, whole genome shotgun sequence includes the following:
- the Hmgb3 gene encoding high mobility group protein B3 isoform X1 has protein sequence MEVRMAKGDPKKPKGKMSAYAFFVQTCREEHKKKNPEVPVNFAEFSKKCSERWKTMSSKEKSKFDEMAKADKVRYDREMKDYGPAKGGKKKKDPNAPKRPPSGFFLFCSEFRPKIKSTNPGISIGDVAKKLGEMWNNLSDSEKQPYISKAAKLKEKYEKDVADYKSKGKFDGAKGPAKVARKKVEEEEEEEEEEEEEEEEEEDE, from the exons ATGGAAG TCAGGATGGCTAAAGGTGACCCCAAGAAACCAAAGGGCAAGATGTCTGCTTATGCCTTCTTCGTGCAGACATGCAGGGAagaacataagaagaaaaaccCGGAGGTTCCCGTCAATTTTGCAGAGTTTTCCAAGAAGTGCTCTGAGAGGTGGAAG ACCATGTCTAGCAAAGAGAAATCAAAGTTTGATGAAATGGCAAAGGCAGATAAAGTACGCTATGATCGGGAGATGAAAGATTATGGACCAGCTAAGggaggcaagaagaagaaggaccCAAATGCCCCCAAAAGACCTCC GTctggatttttcttattttgctctGAATTCCGCCCCAAGATCAAATCCACAAACCCTGGCATCTCCATTGGAGATGTGGCAAAAAAGCTGGGTGAGATGTGGAATAACTTAAGTGACAGTGAAAAGCAGCCTTACATCAGCAAGGCAGcgaagctgaaggagaagtatgAGAAG GATGTTGCTGACTATAAGTCTAAAGGGAAGTTTGATGGTGCCAAGGGTCCTGCTAAAGTTGCCCGgaaaaaggtggaagaagaggaagaggaggaggaagaggaagaagaggaagaggaagaggaagaagatgaataa
- the Hmgb3 gene encoding high mobility group protein B3 isoform X2, whose product MAKGDPKKPKGKMSAYAFFVQTCREEHKKKNPEVPVNFAEFSKKCSERWKTMSSKEKSKFDEMAKADKVRYDREMKDYGPAKGGKKKKDPNAPKRPPSGFFLFCSEFRPKIKSTNPGISIGDVAKKLGEMWNNLSDSEKQPYISKAAKLKEKYEKDVADYKSKGKFDGAKGPAKVARKKVEEEEEEEEEEEEEEEEEEDE is encoded by the exons ATGGCTAAAGGTGACCCCAAGAAACCAAAGGGCAAGATGTCTGCTTATGCCTTCTTCGTGCAGACATGCAGGGAagaacataagaagaaaaaccCGGAGGTTCCCGTCAATTTTGCAGAGTTTTCCAAGAAGTGCTCTGAGAGGTGGAAG ACCATGTCTAGCAAAGAGAAATCAAAGTTTGATGAAATGGCAAAGGCAGATAAAGTACGCTATGATCGGGAGATGAAAGATTATGGACCAGCTAAGggaggcaagaagaagaaggaccCAAATGCCCCCAAAAGACCTCC GTctggatttttcttattttgctctGAATTCCGCCCCAAGATCAAATCCACAAACCCTGGCATCTCCATTGGAGATGTGGCAAAAAAGCTGGGTGAGATGTGGAATAACTTAAGTGACAGTGAAAAGCAGCCTTACATCAGCAAGGCAGcgaagctgaaggagaagtatgAGAAG GATGTTGCTGACTATAAGTCTAAAGGGAAGTTTGATGGTGCCAAGGGTCCTGCTAAAGTTGCCCGgaaaaaggtggaagaagaggaagaggaggaggaagaggaagaagaggaagaggaagaggaagaagatgaataa